In Musa acuminata AAA Group cultivar baxijiao chromosome BXJ2-10, Cavendish_Baxijiao_AAA, whole genome shotgun sequence, a genomic segment contains:
- the LOC135625593 gene encoding uncharacterized protein LOC135625593 codes for MSAYENVVGGKLKLKGKALDVKAGGVKKKKTKRHNKEDSQIGSNELPAGGSSGLSADDPTESLTETDKLGTEGHAPSCDDQLTPAERRYIDQRERINVKKLAKKANKSHRDRIQDFNQYLANLSEHYDIPKVGPG; via the exons ATGTCTGCATATGAGAATGTTGTTGGTGGGAAGCTTAAATTGAAGGGGAAAGCATTGGATGTGAAGGCTGGTGgggtgaagaaaaagaaaacgaagcgaCACAACAAGGAGGATTCTCAGATTGGAAGCAATGAGCTTCCAGCAG GTGGGAGTTCTGGATTGTCGGCTGATGATCCTACTGAAAGCCTGACCGAAACTGACAAGCTAGGGACTGAAGGACATGCTCCATCTTGCGATGATCAGCTGACTCCAGCAGAAAGGCGATATATTGATCAGAGGGAGAGAATTAACGTGAAAAAGCTGGCTAAGAAAGCCAACAAATCACACCGAGACCGCATTCAGGATTTCAATCAGTATCTGGCAAACCTCAGTGAGCATTATGACATTCCAAAGGTCGGTCCTGGTTAA
- the LOC135586230 gene encoding transcription termination factor MTERF5, chloroplastic-like, translating to MKLTQKAPRLLRAKVETTLKPRMRSLQDMGFSVTEIVQLVSTCPTILLHNIQPQLNFLRSLLGSNERLLKACRRNRFLLTSSLAQKIEPNISLLRECGISDERIARMVVMMPGFVVRKNIFIKEVIEHVEELGVPRDCAMFPHALLAVLNISRSKCDATFATLKSFGWSQPDIVAILRNNPCVWKLSKKNISDKMTFLMKEAGCELQYIICYPGILAYSLEKRLRPRHEVVNFLEQNKFLDKGHGLSYVMRLTEQKFMNKYLFPYKEKFTALYSSYVAAVQGKHHVVS from the coding sequence ATGAAACTTACCCAGAAGGCACCCCGGTTGCTGCGTGCTAAGGTAGAGACTACGCTgaagcccaggatgagatctttgcaggacatgggattttctgTTACCGAAATAGTTCAGTTGGTTTCAACATGTCCGACTATACTGTTACATAATATCCAACCGCAGTTGAACTTCTTGAGGTCACTACTTGGTTCTAATGAGAGGTTACTGAAAGCCTGCAGGAGGAACCGATTTCTTCTTACTTCTAGCTTAGCTCAGAAGATAGAGCCCAATATATCTCTCTTAAGGGAATGTGGCATCAGCGATGAACGCATCGCGCGTATGGTGGTGATGATGCCGGGTTTTGTTGTTCGAAAAAACATATTTATTAAGGAAGTTATCGAACATGTTGAGGAGTTGGGTGTGCCACGTGATTGTGCAATGTTCCCTCATGCACTTCTTGCTGTCTTGAACATAAGCAGATCTAAGTGTGATGCTACCTTTGCAACCTTGAAGAGCTTTGGTTGGTCCCAGCCAGACATCGTTGCCATACTCAGGAATAACCCTTGTGTTTGGAAACTCTCAAAGAAGAACATATCTGACAAGATGACATTCCTGATGAAGGAAGCTGGTTGTGAGCTGCAGTATATCATTTGCTATCCTGGGATTCTTGCATAtagcttggagaagaggttgaGACCGCGACATGAAGTTGTAAATTTTCTTGAGCAGAATAAATTTCTGGATAAAGGACATGGCCTTTCATATGTCATGCGACTAACCGAGCAGAAGTTCATGAACAAATATCTTTTCCCGTACAAGGAGAAATTTACTGCTCTCTATAGTTCCtatgttgctgctgtgcagggaaAGCACCATGTTGTCAGCTGA